A window of Campylobacter lari subsp. lari contains these coding sequences:
- a CDS encoding ATP-dependent Clp protease ATP-binding subunit, whose translation MANIQDFLTDSMLSNIESAISLAIHSKNSEIKPLHLLWALSVDSSSLLNQVFNKLNVSKEAFELEVKSKISSFPTSSNVNKDNIKFSNEFINSLEKAKGLALENKDNYLAVDMWLVSESTSGVIKELLSKFVDLNEFKKELEFIRAGVKIETKTSDETLDSLSKFGIDLTMKAKNNELDPVIGREEEIQRLMQILIRKTKNNPILLGEPGVGKTAVVEALAQRIVKKDVPTSLQNKKVIALDMSALIAGAKYRGEFEDRLKAVVNEVIKHKNIILFIDEIHTIVGAGANEGSMDAANILKPALARGELHTIGATTLKEYRKYFEKDAALQRRFQPVNVAEPSVNEALAMLRGIKEKLEIHHNVTINDSALVAAAKLSKRYIANRFLPDKAIDLIDEAAAELKMQIESEPNSLRKVRKQIESLEVENEALKMEENEANEKRLEEIKKELANLKEEQIKLNAKFENEKAVFNGISAKKKEIDTLKNEAILAKNKGDFQKAAEIEYGKILECEKEVLNLEEKWKQMTQKGVLLKNQVDEDLVAGILSKWTGISVQKMLTSEKQKYLHIQEYLQESVVGQDEALSALARAIKRNKAGLNQATKPIGSFLFLGPTGVGKTESAKALAKFLFDDEKAMVRFDMSEFMEKHSISRLLGAPPGYIGHEEGGELTEAVRRKPYSVILFDEVEKAHKDVFNILLGILDDGRATDSKGVTVDFTNTIIILTSNIGANFIMELKGEEREKAIKEALRSFFRPEFLNRLDDIITFNPLGESEAEKIVKLLFNTLQKSLENRGIKASLSDNAARLIAKVGFDVDFGARPLKRALYDMVEDKLSDMILSDELNENDEIIIDSKDDEIVIIKQ comes from the coding sequence ATGGCAAATATACAAGATTTTTTAACAGATTCTATGCTTTCAAATATAGAAAGTGCGATTTCTTTAGCCATTCATTCTAAGAATAGTGAAATAAAACCTTTGCATTTATTATGGGCTTTAAGTGTTGATAGTTCAAGTTTGCTAAATCAAGTTTTTAATAAATTAAATGTTTCTAAAGAGGCATTTGAATTAGAAGTAAAAAGTAAAATTTCATCTTTTCCCACTAGCTCAAATGTAAATAAAGATAATATTAAATTTTCAAATGAATTTATTAATTCTTTAGAAAAAGCAAAAGGCTTGGCTTTAGAAAACAAAGATAACTATTTAGCTGTGGATATGTGGCTTGTTTCAGAAAGTACGAGTGGAGTTATTAAAGAACTTTTATCTAAATTTGTAGATTTAAATGAATTTAAAAAAGAATTAGAATTCATTAGAGCTGGAGTTAAAATAGAAACCAAAACAAGCGATGAAACGCTTGATTCTTTATCTAAATTTGGTATTGATTTGACTATGAAAGCTAAAAACAATGAACTTGATCCTGTTATAGGCAGGGAAGAAGAAATTCAAAGATTAATGCAAATTTTAATAAGAAAAACTAAAAATAATCCTATTTTATTAGGTGAGCCAGGGGTAGGAAAAACTGCTGTAGTGGAAGCTTTAGCGCAAAGAATAGTAAAAAAAGATGTTCCTACTTCTTTGCAAAATAAAAAAGTCATAGCTTTAGATATGAGTGCTTTAATAGCAGGAGCAAAATACAGAGGAGAATTTGAAGATAGATTAAAAGCGGTTGTAAATGAGGTTATTAAGCATAAAAATATAATTTTATTTATAGATGAAATTCATACCATTGTGGGCGCGGGTGCAAATGAAGGAAGTATGGATGCAGCAAATATTTTAAAACCTGCTTTAGCAAGAGGTGAGCTTCATACAATAGGTGCTACAACTTTAAAAGAATATAGAAAATATTTTGAAAAAGACGCAGCATTACAAAGAAGATTTCAACCTGTAAATGTAGCTGAACCTAGTGTAAATGAAGCTTTGGCTATGCTTAGAGGTATAAAAGAAAAATTAGAAATTCATCACAATGTAACTATTAATGATAGTGCATTGGTAGCAGCTGCAAAACTATCTAAACGCTATATAGCTAATAGATTTTTACCAGATAAAGCGATTGATTTAATAGATGAAGCAGCAGCTGAGCTTAAAATGCAAATAGAAAGTGAGCCAAATTCTTTAAGAAAGGTTAGAAAGCAAATTGAAAGCTTGGAAGTAGAAAATGAAGCTTTAAAAATGGAAGAAAATGAAGCTAATGAAAAAAGATTAGAAGAGATTAAAAAAGAATTAGCAAATTTAAAAGAAGAGCAAATCAAACTTAATGCTAAATTTGAAAATGAAAAAGCAGTATTTAATGGCATAAGTGCAAAGAAAAAAGAAATCGATACTTTAAAAAATGAAGCTATTTTAGCTAAAAATAAAGGAGATTTCCAAAAAGCTGCTGAAATAGAATATGGCAAAATTTTAGAGTGCGAAAAAGAGGTATTAAATTTAGAAGAAAAATGGAAACAAATGACCCAAAAAGGAGTTTTGCTTAAAAACCAAGTAGATGAGGATTTAGTAGCTGGTATTTTAAGCAAATGGACGGGCATTAGCGTGCAAAAAATGCTAACTTCAGAAAAGCAAAAATATTTACATATTCAAGAGTATTTACAAGAAAGCGTCGTAGGACAAGATGAGGCTTTGAGTGCCTTAGCTAGAGCTATTAAGCGTAATAAAGCAGGGCTAAATCAAGCAACCAAGCCTATAGGAAGCTTTTTATTTTTAGGGCCAACTGGGGTAGGCAAAACAGAAAGTGCGAAGGCTTTGGCTAAGTTTTTATTTGACGATGAAAAAGCTATGGTGCGTTTTGATATGAGTGAATTTATGGAAAAACACAGCATATCAAGACTTTTAGGTGCACCTCCAGGGTATATAGGACATGAAGAAGGAGGGGAGCTAACTGAAGCTGTTAGAAGAAAGCCTTATAGTGTTATTTTATTTGATGAAGTAGAAAAAGCTCATAAGGATGTGTTTAATATACTTTTGGGAATTTTAGATGATGGTAGGGCTACAGATAGTAAAGGTGTAACGGTTGATTTTACTAATACTATAATTATCTTAACTTCTAACATAGGTGCAAATTTTATCATGGAGTTAAAGGGTGAAGAAAGAGAAAAAGCTATCAAAGAAGCCCTTAGAAGTTTTTTTAGACCTGAGTTTTTAAATCGTTTAGATGATATTATTACTTTTAATCCTTTAGGGGAAAGTGAAGCTGAAAAAATAGTTAAATTACTTTTTAATACCTTGCAAAAAAGTCTTGAAAATAGAGGTATCAAAGCAAGTTTGAGCGATAATGCTGCTAGGTTAATAGCAAAGGTTGGTTTTGATGTAGATTTTGGTGCAAGACCATTAAAAAGAGCTTTATATGACATGGTAGAAGATAAATTAAGTGATATGATATTATCTGATGAATTAAATGAAAATGATGAGATTATTATAGATTCTAAAGATGATGAGATTGTTATTATTAAACAATAA
- a CDS encoding hydrogenase small subunit has protein sequence MSDLDIFNRRLDALEKLPLLKNEISISKALEQSGFSRRDFMKWASAMTAFLALPASFTPVVARAAELSDRLPVIWLHMAECTGCSESLLRSDAPTIDSLIFDHISLEYHETIMGAAGWQAEHNLEAAMEKYKGRYILMVEGGIPTGATENFLTIGPHGKTGKQIAQEACDNALAIFAIGTCSAFGGIQAARPNPSNAVSLSKVTNKTVINVPGCPPSEKNIIGNVIHYILYQTLPALDAYNRPKWAYGLRIHDLCERRGRFDAGEFVQQFGDEGAKKGYCLYKVGCKGPYTFNNCSRERFNQHTSWPIQAGHGCIGCSEPDFWDTMGPFEEVMAGRLFDTVYGLGADSISDKIGIGVLCVTGVAVAAHAVIASLEKNKD, from the coding sequence ATGAGTGATTTAGATATTTTTAATCGCCGTTTAGACGCATTAGAAAAACTTCCTCTTTTAAAAAATGAGATTTCTATCTCTAAAGCCTTAGAGCAATCAGGTTTTTCAAGAAGAGATTTTATGAAATGGGCTAGTGCAATGACTGCATTTTTAGCACTACCTGCTAGTTTTACTCCAGTAGTTGCAAGAGCTGCTGAGCTTAGTGATAGACTTCCAGTGATTTGGCTTCATATGGCTGAATGTACAGGATGTTCTGAGAGTTTATTAAGAAGTGATGCTCCTACTATAGATAGTTTAATTTTTGATCATATTTCTTTAGAATATCATGAAACTATAATGGGTGCAGCAGGTTGGCAAGCTGAGCATAATCTTGAAGCTGCTATGGAAAAATACAAAGGTAGATATATCTTAATGGTAGAAGGTGGTATACCAACAGGTGCTACAGAAAACTTTTTAACCATAGGACCACACGGTAAAACAGGTAAGCAAATAGCTCAAGAAGCTTGTGATAATGCCTTGGCTATTTTTGCTATAGGTACCTGTTCAGCTTTTGGTGGTATTCAAGCTGCTAGACCTAATCCAAGCAATGCTGTAAGTTTAAGTAAGGTTACAAATAAAACAGTTATTAATGTTCCAGGTTGTCCTCCAAGCGAAAAAAATATTATAGGTAATGTGATTCATTATATATTGTATCAGACATTGCCAGCGCTTGATGCTTATAATAGACCAAAATGGGCTTATGGATTAAGAATTCATGATCTTTGTGAAAGAAGAGGACGCTTTGATGCGGGTGAGTTTGTGCAACAATTTGGTGATGAGGGGGCAAAAAAGGGATATTGTCTTTATAAGGTAGGCTGTAAAGGACCTTATACTTTTAATAACTGCTCAAGAGAAAGATTTAATCAACATACCTCATGGCCAATCCAAGCTGGACATGGTTGTATAGGTTGTTCAGAGCCTGATTTTTGGGATACTATGGGACCTTTTGAAGAAGTTATGGCGGGAAGATTATTTGATACTGTTTATGGCTTGGGTGCTGATAGTATTTCAGACAAAATTGGTATAGGTGTGCTTTGTGTAACAGGTGTTGCTGTTGCTGCGCATGCTGTGATTGCTTCATTAGAAAAAAATAAGGATTAA
- a CDS encoding nickel-dependent hydrogenase large subunit: MSKRIIIDPLTRIEGHLRVEVVVDENNVIKEAYSGSTLWRGLETIVKGRDPRDAGFLTQRICGVCTFSHYRAGIIAVENALGITPPLNAVLTRTLMNAALYMHDHPVHFYQLHGLDFVDVVSALSADVKKASDEAFKYTDMPYATGADKLLEVQKRLKTFVDKGNLGPFANAYYGHATYRFTPEQNLIALSHYLECLRIQRVIAQAMAIFGAKNPHPQSLTVGGVTCVMDLLNPSRMAEYMTKFQEVADFINRAYYPDLIMAAKAYSKEASVLNDVGVNNFYTEREFQVSSDEWLFEGGIIRNGDLSKVEEVDEAKITEEATRSWYANNEALHPYDGKTNPNYTGLIDGESIDDKGNMVHSKVFDTKGKYSWIKAPRYENLPMQVGPLANILVNYAKGNKIVVEAVDSFLKATNLPVKALMSTLGRTGARAIEAKIIADHGLKAFNSLVENLKTDESTCATYVIDKNKEYKGRFMGSAPRGALSHWCRIKDGVIENWQAVVPSTWNASPKDANGVGGSYEQCLIGTKLADVKQPLEVIRAIHSYDPCIACAVHVMDTKGNNLSEYKVNVNL; this comes from the coding sequence ATGTCAAAAAGAATTATTATAGATCCACTTACTAGAATAGAAGGGCACTTAAGAGTTGAAGTGGTGGTTGATGAAAATAATGTCATTAAAGAAGCATATTCAGGATCAACACTATGGAGAGGTTTGGAAACTATTGTAAAAGGTCGTGATCCAAGAGATGCAGGCTTTTTAACTCAAAGAATTTGTGGTGTTTGTACTTTTTCGCATTATAGAGCAGGGATTATTGCGGTAGAAAATGCTTTGGGTATTACTCCACCATTAAATGCAGTTTTAACTAGAACTTTAATGAATGCAGCTTTGTATATGCACGATCATCCTGTGCATTTTTATCAACTTCACGGGCTTGATTTTGTTGATGTTGTAAGTGCTTTAAGTGCTGATGTAAAAAAAGCAAGTGATGAAGCATTTAAATACACTGACATGCCTTATGCAACAGGTGCAGATAAACTTTTAGAAGTACAAAAAAGATTAAAAACTTTTGTAGATAAAGGAAATCTTGGACCGTTTGCAAATGCTTATTATGGACATGCGACTTATCGCTTTACTCCTGAGCAAAACCTTATTGCACTTTCACATTATTTAGAATGTTTAAGAATTCAAAGAGTTATAGCTCAAGCTATGGCAATTTTTGGTGCTAAAAATCCTCATCCACAAAGTTTAACTGTTGGTGGTGTAACTTGTGTTATGGATCTTTTAAACCCATCAAGAATGGCTGAATATATGACTAAATTCCAAGAAGTAGCTGATTTTATTAACCGTGCTTATTATCCTGATTTAATCATGGCAGCAAAAGCTTATTCTAAAGAAGCGAGTGTATTAAATGATGTTGGAGTAAATAATTTCTACACCGAAAGAGAATTCCAAGTTTCTAGTGATGAATGGTTATTTGAGGGTGGTATTATTAGAAATGGTGATTTGAGTAAAGTTGAAGAAGTAGATGAAGCTAAAATCACTGAAGAGGCTACAAGATCATGGTATGCAAATAATGAAGCTTTACACCCTTATGATGGCAAAACTAATCCAAACTATACAGGCTTAATTGATGGTGAAAGCATTGATGATAAAGGCAATATGGTTCATAGTAAGGTATTTGATACCAAAGGTAAATACAGCTGGATTAAAGCTCCAAGATATGAAAATTTACCTATGCAAGTTGGACCATTAGCAAATATTTTAGTAAATTATGCTAAGGGTAATAAAATCGTAGTAGAAGCGGTTGATTCATTCTTAAAAGCTACGAATTTACCAGTTAAAGCACTTATGAGTACTTTAGGAAGAACTGGTGCTAGAGCGATTGAAGCTAAAATCATTGCTGATCATGGTTTAAAAGCATTTAATTCTTTAGTTGAAAATTTAAAAACAGATGAAAGCACTTGTGCTACTTATGTAATCGATAAAAACAAAGAATACAAAGGTAGATTTATGGGAAGTGCACCTCGTGGTGCGTTGAGCCATTGGTGTAGAATTAAAGATGGTGTGATTGAAAACTGGCAAGCTGTGGTTCCTTCTACTTGGAATGCAAGTCCAAAAGATGCAAATGGGGTAGGTGGAAGTTATGAGCAATGTCTTATTGGAACAAAACTAGCTGATGTTAAACAACCTTTAGAAGTAATAAGAGCTATTCACTCTTATGATCCTTGTATAGCATGTGCTGTGCATGTAATGGATACTAAAGGCAATAATCTTAGCGAGTATAAAGTTAATGTAAATTTATAA
- the cybH gene encoding Ni/Fe-hydrogenase, b-type cytochrome subunit: MDSKHSLKTNRKAQYEFSIGLRFTHWLRAVAIVILVGTGYYISYVFQSPSISSEPTLFMQAKYRMVHQIFGFILIACVIFKTYLFFFDKKSDGERKSIKDIFNVKLWIEQIKFYIFLGKHPHLQGVYNPLQFVTYFFFYLVMFGLILTGLILYVHVFHEGLGGFLYNILRPIEVMLGGLADVRTYHRILMWIVLIFVPVHIYMAVFNSVKGKDGALDAIFSGYKFVRENH, encoded by the coding sequence ATGGATTCTAAACATTCCTTAAAAACAAATAGAAAGGCTCAATATGAATTTAGTATTGGCCTTCGCTTTACACATTGGTTAAGAGCAGTTGCGATCGTGATTTTAGTAGGGACTGGATATTATATTTCTTATGTATTTCAATCTCCATCTATCTCATCTGAACCAACTTTATTTATGCAGGCAAAATACCGCATGGTACACCAAATTTTTGGATTTATCTTAATAGCTTGTGTGATTTTTAAAACATATTTGTTCTTTTTTGATAAAAAAAGCGACGGTGAGAGAAAAAGCATAAAAGATATTTTTAATGTAAAATTATGGATAGAGCAGATTAAATTTTACATTTTCCTAGGAAAGCACCCACATTTACAAGGTGTATATAATCCTTTGCAATTTGTTACTTATTTTTTCTTTTATCTTGTTATGTTTGGACTTATTTTAACAGGTTTAATTCTTTATGTACATGTGTTTCATGAGGGTTTGGGCGGATTTTTATATAACATCTTAAGACCTATTGAAGTAATGTTAGGTGGATTGGCCGATGTTAGAACCTACCATAGAATTTTAATGTGGATTGTTTTAATTTTTGTTCCAGTGCATATTTATATGGCTGTGTTTAACTCAGTTAAAGGTAAAGATGGTGCCCTAGATGCTATTTTTAGTGGTTATAAATTTGTAAGAGAAAATCATTGA
- a CDS encoding HyaD/HybD family hydrogenase maturation endopeptidase, which produces MKLLILGIGNIMFADEGLGVHLCKLLEKNYKFYHKKDSVSFVDGGTLALQLSYIIAEYDEMVVIDCIAADDANIGDIFFFPYEAMPKKVNWSGSAHEVEMLQTLQYMELMGDLPKTQILACVPKRIEPLSFELSKEVLNALEKMEKILLDFLEKKGFAYERVANYNIQELALNSYKS; this is translated from the coding sequence TTGAAATTATTGATCTTAGGTATTGGTAATATTATGTTTGCAGATGAGGGCTTAGGCGTTCATCTTTGCAAGCTTTTAGAAAAAAATTATAAGTTTTATCATAAAAAAGACTCGGTAAGCTTTGTAGATGGTGGAACTTTGGCTTTGCAACTTAGCTATATTATAGCTGAATATGATGAAATGGTTGTGATTGATTGTATTGCAGCAGATGATGCAAATATAGGCGATATTTTCTTTTTTCCCTATGAGGCAATGCCAAAAAAAGTTAATTGGAGTGGTAGTGCGCATGAAGTTGAAATGCTTCAAACTTTACAATACATGGAGCTTATGGGAGATTTGCCTAAAACTCAAATTTTAGCCTGTGTACCAAAACGCATAGAACCATTGAGTTTTGAACTTTCAAAAGAAGTTTTAAATGCTTTAGAAAAAATGGAGAAAATCTTACTTGATTTTTTAGAGAAAAAAGGCTTTGCTTATGAGAGAGTTGCTAATTATAATATACAAGAGCTTGCTCTAAATTCTTATAAAAGCTAA
- a CDS encoding PepSY-like domain-containing protein: MKLKIALTTLALASCVFAKDMVVGVNALPANSKNFIQKHFTGSNIALVKQDIDSFDVYLDNGTELEFFTNGDWKEIDAKYRPIDTSFLSPNVLATIKKMHPNASIIKVEKEIQGYKFKLNNMMEIYTDVNGNFLGQKFDD, from the coding sequence ATGAAATTAAAAATAGCTTTAACAACATTAGCTCTAGCAAGTTGTGTTTTTGCAAAAGATATGGTTGTCGGTGTAAATGCTTTACCAGCAAATTCTAAAAATTTTATACAAAAGCACTTTACAGGCTCAAACATTGCTTTGGTTAAACAAGATATTGATAGCTTTGATGTTTATTTGGATAATGGAACTGAACTGGAGTTTTTCACAAATGGTGATTGGAAAGAAATTGATGCAAAATACAGACCGATTGATACTTCTTTTTTAAGTCCAAATGTTTTAGCAACGATTAAAAAAATGCATCCAAATGCAAGTATAATTAAAGTTGAAAAAGAAATTCAAGGTTATAAATTTAAACTAAATAATATGATGGAAATTTATACTGATGTAAATGGAAATTTCTTGGGACAAAAATTTGATGATTAA
- the gltX gene encoding glutamate--tRNA ligase: MYRFAPSPTGDMHIGNLRAALFNYIKARQENTDFILRIEDTDNARNITGKEEEIKAILKEFGISWQHYYIQSENLKFHRQMALKLVSEKKAFACFCTEDELAHKKELAKSKNKAYRYDGTCEKLADIDVLNCEKPFVIRLKKPQSQMKFTDYIKGEISFNPDDIDSFVIMRADKTPTYNFACAVDDMLEGVTCIIRGEDHVSNTPKQEHTRASLGYKKSMTYAHLPIILNEEGVKMSKREAHSSVKWMLDNGYLASAIANYLILLGNKTPKEIFTLEEAIEWFDLKKVSKSPARFDTKRLMQINREHIKMLDNDKLNSLLNLDKDVADLAKFYTQEASTLNEIKEKIQTIFTKKNYEEFDDECKLIKEVLKDLDLPQEYDEFKKILMQKTNLKGKNFFMPLRLVLTGVTHGPEMSEIYTLIKPFIKEIIKE; the protein is encoded by the coding sequence ATGTATAGGTTTGCACCATCGCCTACTGGAGATATGCATATTGGAAATTTAAGAGCAGCTTTGTTTAATTATATTAAAGCAAGACAAGAAAATACAGATTTTATTTTGCGTATCGAAGATACGGATAATGCTAGAAATATTACTGGAAAAGAAGAAGAAATAAAAGCTATTTTAAAGGAATTTGGCATAAGTTGGCAGCATTATTATATACAAAGTGAGAATTTGAAATTTCATCGTCAAATGGCTTTAAAGCTAGTAAGTGAAAAAAAAGCTTTTGCTTGTTTTTGTACTGAGGATGAGTTGGCTCATAAAAAAGAATTAGCTAAAAGTAAAAATAAGGCTTATAGATATGATGGGACTTGTGAAAAATTAGCAGATATTGATGTGTTAAATTGTGAGAAACCTTTTGTAATTCGTCTTAAAAAACCTCAATCTCAAATGAAATTTACTGATTATATTAAAGGTGAGATTAGTTTTAATCCTGATGATATTGATAGTTTTGTGATTATGAGAGCAGATAAAACCCCAACTTATAATTTTGCTTGTGCGGTTGATGATATGTTAGAAGGTGTTACTTGTATCATAAGGGGTGAAGATCATGTTTCAAATACTCCTAAGCAAGAGCATACTAGAGCGAGTTTAGGATATAAAAAAAGCATGACTTATGCACATTTACCTATCATTTTAAATGAAGAGGGTGTTAAGATGAGCAAAAGAGAGGCTCATTCTAGTGTAAAATGGATGCTTGATAATGGATATTTAGCAAGTGCAATTGCAAATTATTTAATCCTTTTGGGCAATAAAACTCCAAAAGAGATTTTTACTTTAGAAGAAGCTATAGAATGGTTTGATTTGAAAAAAGTTTCAAAATCTCCTGCTAGATTTGATACTAAGCGCTTGATGCAAATTAACCGTGAGCATATAAAAATGCTTGATAATGATAAGTTAAATTCTTTATTAAACTTAGATAAAGATGTGGCAGATTTGGCTAAATTTTACACTCAAGAAGCTAGTACGCTAAATGAGATAAAAGAAAAAATTCAAACAATCTTTACTAAGAAAAATTATGAAGAGTTTGATGATGAATGCAAGTTGATTAAAGAAGTTTTAAAAGATTTGGATTTACCTCAAGAATATGATGAGTTCAAAAAGATTTTAATGCAAAAAACAAATTTAAAAGGTAAAAATTTCTTTATGCCTTTGCGTTTAGTATTAACAGGGGTTACTCACGGACCCGAAATGAGTGAAATTTATACTTTAATCAAACCTTTTATTAAAGAAATTATAAAGGAGTAA
- a CDS encoding YggT family protein — translation MGVGTSLIVSLVQIFSLVIEIYVWIIIIAALISWVRPDPYNPIVQILYRLTNPAYAFVRRFIPTTIGSIDLAPLIIILGLKFIQIFLSNLILGSL, via the coding sequence ATGGGAGTTGGAACAAGTTTGATTGTATCTTTGGTGCAAATTTTTTCTTTAGTGATTGAAATTTATGTATGGATTATAATCATTGCAGCGTTGATTTCTTGGGTAAGGCCTGATCCGTATAATCCTATAGTGCAAATTTTATATCGTTTAACTAACCCTGCCTATGCTTTTGTAAGAAGATTTATTCCTACTACTATAGGAAGTATTGATTTAGCGCCTTTGATTATTATTTTAGGATTAAAATTTATCCAAATATTTTTATCAAATTTAATTTTAGGAAGTTTATAA
- a CDS encoding lytic transglycosylase domain-containing protein, with translation MLKKSVVLLLAGVVFANSAMYSYKELEQRPNSLAKDYYLYRLLEKNEFKKEEVEGLKEHIYRYAGRIKNAIETIIPPLGYNKEYEACYKFNTQNILDANATCQLIRLNSLTFIQDLNASTRNEMKKVIPQDNSNLVKLLEAFNAKDPLSYAVLNYDSANFYKIYGFLKDKKDFFLEKDFADELAKEKEFTNFVKEIIIKKKSPLIRKSLVNVDANLTFQDNAFYLGVNAILENDDKKALEFFQVAKDTFKSKPLVDNANFWVYLITQDKKYLDELAQSDSLNIYSLYARELKDLPLPKIEELNPKKQKNNFDMKDPFAWQKLAREIAKGTPNELENLAKDFYTKENIAIYAYIKERAEGFKKHYFIMPYFEYLKDYSIQRKAMILALARQESRFIPTAISTSYALGIMQFIPFLANHIGNKELQIPNFDQDMLFDPKTAYTFANHHLDYLESKLSSPVFVAYAYNGGIGFATRMLKREDMFRAGKYEPFLSMELVPYAESRVYAKKVLANYIVYLHLLNDNTPISKFFETLTQSTDFQNTNQVLK, from the coding sequence GTGTTGAAAAAAAGTGTAGTATTGCTTTTAGCTGGAGTAGTTTTTGCAAATAGTGCGATGTATTCTTATAAAGAATTAGAGCAAAGACCAAATTCTTTAGCTAAGGATTATTATTTATATCGTTTATTAGAAAAAAATGAATTTAAAAAAGAAGAAGTCGAAGGTTTAAAAGAACATATTTATCGTTATGCAGGGCGTATTAAAAATGCTATTGAAACGATCATTCCACCTTTGGGATATAATAAAGAATATGAAGCTTGTTATAAATTTAATACGCAAAATATCTTAGATGCTAATGCTACTTGTCAGCTTATAAGATTAAACAGTTTAACTTTTATACAAGATCTTAATGCTTCAACGCGTAATGAGATGAAAAAAGTTATCCCACAAGATAATTCAAATTTAGTAAAGCTTTTAGAAGCTTTTAACGCTAAAGATCCTCTAAGTTATGCAGTTTTAAATTATGATAGTGCAAATTTTTATAAAATTTATGGCTTTTTAAAAGATAAAAAAGATTTTTTCTTAGAAAAAGATTTTGCCGATGAGCTAGCAAAAGAAAAAGAATTTACAAATTTTGTAAAAGAAATTATCATTAAGAAAAAAAGCCCATTGATAAGGAAATCTTTAGTTAATGTAGATGCAAATTTAACTTTTCAAGATAATGCTTTTTATCTAGGTGTGAATGCTATTTTAGAAAATGATGATAAAAAAGCACTGGAATTTTTCCAAGTAGCAAAAGATACTTTTAAAAGCAAGCCTTTAGTGGATAATGCAAATTTTTGGGTTTATTTAATTACTCAAGATAAAAAGTATCTTGATGAACTTGCTCAAAGTGACTCTTTAAATATTTATAGTCTTTATGCAAGAGAATTAAAAGATTTACCTTTGCCTAAAATAGAAGAGTTAAATCCAAAAAAACAAAAAAATAATTTCGATATGAAAGATCCTTTTGCTTGGCAAAAACTTGCAAGAGAAATTGCAAAAGGTACTCCTAATGAGCTAGAAAATCTTGCAAAAGATTTTTATACTAAAGAAAATATTGCTATTTATGCTTATATTAAAGAAAGAGCTGAAGGTTTTAAAAAACATTATTTCATTATGCCTTATTTTGAGTATTTAAAAGATTATTCTATACAAAGAAAGGCTATGATTTTAGCTCTAGCAAGACAAGAAAGCCGTTTTATCCCAACAGCAATTTCAACCTCTTATGCTTTGGGTATAATGCAATTTATCCCATTTTTAGCTAATCATATAGGCAATAAAGAGCTTCAAATTCCAAATTTTGACCAAGATATGCTTTTTGATCCAAAAACAGCTTATACTTTTGCAAATCATCATTTAGATTATCTAGAATCTAAACTTTCTTCTCCAGTATTTGTGGCTTATGCTTATAATGGAGGTATAGGATTTGCCACTAGAATGCTCAAAAGAGAAGATATGTTTAGAGCAGGAAAATACGAACCATTTTTATCTATGGAACTAGTTCCTTATGCGGAAAGTAGGGTGTATGCTAAAAAGGTTTTAGCTAATTATATTGTGTATTTGCATCTTCTGAACGATAATACACCGATTTCGAAATTTTTTGAAACTTTAACTCAAAGCACTGATTTTCAAAACACAAATCAAGTTTTAAAATAG